A region from the Bradyrhizobium erythrophlei genome encodes:
- a CDS encoding alkaline phosphatase family protein, whose translation MTLSSQFHIGVVFAALWEGPCVLMEASKMNRFIRLAVAVLLGSTALSTAVRADEDDNGHSAIKHVLLISVDGMHEVDLQRYVKGHPTSNFAKLLRHGLHYTDAHTSHPSDSFPGLLAFMTGASPKTHGIFYDDSYDHTLYPPGSNCQGTAGTEATYFEALDYDLTKLDGGGPAGSDHINPANLPMRKVGSTCQVVYPNQYLKNDTTTIMEVIHAAGKRTAWSDKHPAYQIISGPSGKGLDELYAPEINSTSVLATAPQLVPTPQASDDWTVNPVYTRYYDNLKVTAVLNWIKGLDHTGTTTVGVPAIFGMNFQAVSVGQKVTADGYTDAIGTPSAQLELSLDFVDSSLGQMLAQLDNQHLIQSTLVIVGAKHGQSPIDVSQLHMLQGSANPRLLFGHADVIDPVDLLTAGGVAVAQETADDVSLIWLADQTQAKKAVAILENDRALLNHARIEKIYAGDDLQDKFGDPALGRTPDIIIQPIHGTIYSRSAAKVSEHGGLTDDDTHVLLVAANPSFEGAVIGDKVENKQVAPTILRVLGLDADKLTGARAEHTRALPGFDR comes from the coding sequence ATGACACTATCATCGCAGTTTCACATCGGCGTCGTCTTCGCCGCGCTATGGGAGGGCCCCTGTGTTTTAATGGAGGCATCAAAAATGAATAGATTTATCAGGCTGGCGGTTGCTGTATTGCTCGGCTCGACTGCGCTGAGCACGGCCGTGCGCGCCGATGAGGACGATAACGGTCATAGCGCTATCAAGCATGTGCTTCTGATCAGCGTGGATGGCATGCATGAGGTCGACCTGCAGCGTTACGTCAAGGGCCACCCGACATCGAATTTCGCCAAGCTGCTGAGGCATGGTCTGCATTACACCGACGCACACACGTCCCATCCGTCGGATTCCTTTCCCGGACTGCTGGCGTTCATGACCGGCGCCTCGCCGAAGACACACGGCATCTTTTATGACGACAGCTATGACCACACGCTGTATCCTCCCGGAAGCAACTGTCAGGGGACGGCGGGCACCGAAGCCACTTACTTCGAAGCGCTCGATTACGATCTGACCAAGCTCGACGGCGGTGGCCCGGCCGGTTCCGACCACATCAATCCGGCGAACCTGCCGATGCGCAAGGTCGGCAGCACTTGCCAGGTGGTGTATCCGAACCAGTACCTGAAGAACGATACGACGACCATCATGGAAGTCATCCATGCCGCCGGCAAGCGCACGGCCTGGTCGGACAAGCACCCCGCCTATCAGATCATCAGCGGTCCCTCCGGCAAGGGTCTTGATGAGCTCTATGCGCCCGAGATCAACTCGACGAGCGTGCTCGCTACCGCACCCCAGCTGGTCCCGACACCTCAGGCGAGTGACGACTGGACCGTGAACCCGGTTTACACCCGCTACTACGATAATCTGAAGGTCACTGCGGTCCTGAACTGGATCAAGGGCCTTGATCACACGGGGACGACGACGGTTGGCGTGCCCGCGATCTTCGGCATGAACTTCCAGGCCGTCAGCGTCGGCCAAAAGGTCACGGCCGATGGTTACACCGATGCAATCGGCACACCGAGCGCGCAGCTCGAGCTGTCGCTCGACTTCGTCGACAGCTCCCTCGGCCAGATGCTCGCGCAGCTTGACAACCAGCATCTCATCCAGAGTACGCTGGTAATCGTCGGTGCGAAGCATGGCCAGTCGCCGATTGACGTGAGCCAACTTCACATGCTGCAGGGCAGCGCCAATCCGAGGCTCCTGTTCGGCCATGCCGACGTTATCGACCCGGTCGACCTCCTGACCGCCGGTGGTGTCGCGGTGGCGCAGGAGACTGCCGACGACGTCTCGCTGATCTGGCTGGCCGATCAGACCCAGGCCAAGAAGGCGGTCGCCATCCTCGAGAACGACCGGGCTCTCCTGAACCACGCTCGGATCGAGAAGATTTATGCGGGCGACGACCTGCAAGATAAGTTCGGCGACCCGGCCCTTGGCCGCACGCCCGACATCATTATCCAGCCAATCCACGGCACGATCTATAGCCGTAGCGCGGCGAAGGTTTCCGAGCATGGCGGCCTCACCGACGACGACACCCACGTCCTGCTGGTCGCCGCCAACCCGAGCTTCGAAGGAGCTGTGATTGGTGACAAGGTCGAGAACAAGCAGGTCGCGCCGACGATTCTGCGCGTGCTCGGCCTCGATGCCGACAAGCTCACTGGCGCCCGCGCGGAGCACACCCGGGCCCTGCCCGGTTTCGACCGCTGA